The Drosophila subobscura isolate 14011-0131.10 chromosome A, UCBerk_Dsub_1.0, whole genome shotgun sequence genome includes the window GGCTAGAGATGGCGAACGAGCGCTAGAGATGGGACTAGAGATGAGAGACGAGCAGCGAGTAGAGATGGAACTAGAGATGGTCCACTGCCACTTACTAACTTCTCGTTCCACCTTCTTGCATTTCAGTTTAGTTTAGTCATAGCTGGTAATGAACTGTGGCCCATGGACCGGCCCGATGGCATGCCCAACATTGTCTCGCTGGAGGTGATGTGCGGCAAGGATCACATGGATGTACATCTAACATTCTCGCATCCATTTGAGGGAATCGTAAGCTCCAAAGGTATGTTCCAACAACAACTTCGATATATTTGTAGTATCTAATATGAAACGCCTTTCCTGTAACTCTGTCCAGGACAACATAGCGATCCGCGTTGCGTGTATGTGCCGCCTTCGACGGGCAAGACATTCTTCTCGTTTCGCATCTCGTATTCACGATGCGGCACCAAGCCGGATCTCAACGGGCAGTTCTACGAGAACACGGTGAGTGTTTGCACTGCACTCGATAGTAATCGATTTGTTATCGATCAAACATTTCGCTTCACAGGTAGTCGTGCAGTACGACAAGGATCTGCTCGAGGTGTGGGACGAGGCGAAGCGTCTGCGCTGCGAGTGGTTCAATGACTACGAGAAGACCGCCTCCAAGCCGCCGATGGTGATTGCCGATCTCGATGTGATTCAGCTCGATTTTCGCGGTAAGTCCATGATGTCTGGCAGCTTGAATCGCTCTTGAATCGCTTGTCTGCTCTGCTTAGGTGACAATGTCGACTGCTGGATGGAGATTCAGCATGGCAAGGGACCCTGGGCGCCGCCTGTAAGCGGCATTGTGCCCCTCGGCTCCACTCTGACCCTCGTTGTGGCCATCAACGACTATCGTGGTGAGTACGACTATCGCCGAATGCTGAATGCAACTCTGAATGTATCGTTATCCTGCAGGCGAATTTGATATGCGCGTCAAGTCCTGCTTGGCCTCGGACGGATCGGGACATGTGATCAATCTGTCGGATGAGTTCGGCTGCGTGCTGAGGCCCAAGATGATCTCACGGTTCCTGAAGGCGCGCGCACCCGATGAGAGGGCCACCGTCATCACGTACGCCTTCTTCCACGCCTTCAAGTTCCCCGATGCCCTGAGCGTGCACATCAAGTGCAAGGTGGAGATCTGTCGTCATGGCTGCCTCGATCACTGCCAGAACTCGGGCGTTGCGGGTGCCGGCAGCGGTGAGGGTCTCGCCCTCGGCCTGGGCCATGGCGTGACCAATGCCAACGAGCGCAAGGACGTCCACATGGGCGAtccaatgagcagcagcagcaccaacgaCCTCCTGCGGGACCTGTCCCTGCCCCCGGCCCAGCatggaatgggcatgggcatgggaatgggcatgggcatgggaatgggcatgggcatgggttCGGGTGTGGATCATGACATCTTCTATGAGGACATAATACACGACCAGAAGCAGACGATTGGCGCTGGTCAGGGATCTGTTGGGGACTATGGAGGGACACACGAGAAGAGCGCGAATCTGCAGCCGCGACCCGTgcacgaggagcaggaggaagtGGACCTGTCCGATCTGTTCGGTGACGACGATCTCGCCGATCTGGCCGACATGGAGGGCAGCGATGGTGAGCGCTATTTGGGGTTGAAGAAGAGCGGCAAGTTCCCCCACGGACCGCGGCAGCTGGAGGCGCAGAAGCGCATGGGCGTGCCCATGGCCGGACCCCGTTCCCTGGAGCCCCGCAGCGATGCTGAGGATGTGCCACGGCCCGTCTATCGGCCCCAGGCGGAGCCACTGAAGCAGTCGCGCGAGGATCATGTCGATCTGGATGTGGACGTGGCAGAGGAGCACAAGGAGggcgcctccacctccacatCATCCACCACAGAGGCGCCGGAGAGCCCTGACCAGAgtcgcagtcgtcgtcgtcgtcgccggtCTCTGGTCATCTCCGATCGCAAGGTGCGCAGCGCCGATGTGGGTGTCAGTGGACTCTATGACGTCATCTCGGAGGCGGATCTGGCCTTCTCGCCGGACTCGAAGCAGGAGGCGGTGACCGTGTTCCAGGGCAAGATCAGCGAGGAGGTTGTCTACGGCATCTGCATGCCGGTGCCCGGCTTCAGCATTCTCTTCATTGTTGTCATCTCGGCGACAATTGTGTCGGCCCTGGTCGCCGGCTCGCTGCTCTATCGCTACCAGCTGCAGAAGGAGGCGCTGGAGAAGCAGACGCCCATGCCGGTGCCCGGCACCCTGGCCTCCTGGATGACTCTGCGCCTCTTCCGACTGcgccacatgcagcagcagcaacagcaggagcaggtgcaggtgcagcaggTGCGGCAGCAGAGTCCCGTTGTGGGGCACGAAACGGTTCAGTGATCGGTGATCGGACatcggattggattggattgtggCCTTTGctccgtcttcgtcttcgtcttcgtctttgccttccaattattatttattttttgttttgtttttgcttagtgccgttcagagagagagagagagagagagagagagagagagagagagtgagattccgagatgaagatggagatggcaCGCACACCGTTATGTTAGCTTCTCGTCCGTATCCGGGCAACAATGCAATACTCGACTCGAACCACACGCAAAAAAGACTCCAAAAAGGGTTCCAGCTTCACATTCGTATTGGTGCtgaacgaaacgaacgaacgatCGACAGATccattacatttttgtttgtttgggtgCATTTAGTCGTAAAacacaagaacaaaaacaaaaacagaacacaaGCACACATCACAAACatatagagaaagagagacacaaagcAGAATTGCAGCGGTTGTTGCGACACACGCGGCtgcaaggtgaatttactcATAAGGTGGCAGCTGCACAGAGAGTGCTGCTGAGTGCCGCGACGTCTGCTACTAACACCTACTACTGGCATCACCTTTttagtaaattcaccttgcagccagcagcggtgCTCAATGTTGACAGCGCAAATATGAGTAGATGAGAGGATGAGAGAGTTGAGTGAGTTGAGAGAGTTCACATAATCTAGGATTAAGGgaaaacttatttatttattgatacatatacataataataaatacttaCATATTTAGTAccataatatacatatttgaGAATATCGTACGATATCAAGCTATAGCTTTAAGCCACATCGAAAAACAAATCGCAAAATttctaaattgaattttaagcaaacaaaaaatttgtttaaaattgcgttttttttttgttttttttgtacttatTTGCGTGTGTCTTGCGTGTTGTTTTGGCATTGGTAACGCGAGTTTAATTTAGGGgaaaattagttaaattattttattgacTTACGCAATCATCTAGTAAAATGCTCATTCTCATCATTCATAtttgaaaacacacacaaacacaaacacacccatacacatacagacaAACAGACTCTCTCTACCATTTACCGCTTATGGCAAGGCATTTGTCTATATGCATATAGAGAATTAAGTGCAacatttgtaattgaaaaattgacaattgaataaaaattagCTAAGatgaaattaaagaaattatgaaattcaattgaagttCGCCACTaaaagaaaatggaatgcTGGCAATTATCACCAAGAAAACGGGATCACAAATGTACAGTACACGCGGGAAGAGCGCAcgcaacaaatggaaatggaacacCCAAATGAAGCAAAACAGCTGAGAAACCATTTGGCAAAGCCCAGCAACGAGTGCTCTGATCCGACCAAGCAAGTCAATCCAGCAGCTCACgattacaattaattaaaattcaaattatagTCTGAAGTCTGTCTGTCAGCTTGAATCGTCTGTGGCTCTCATTGCGCCTCAAAGCAGACTAAAATTCTGTGTTTGTTCCACGAACATGCCAGGTACAGCACTCACGTGTCCActgccgtttccgtttccgtttccatttcatACCCCACaagatacaaaaacaaatagaaaatacACACTTGAGGGATTCTAAACAATTTATTGAACACTTTCTCTTCTCACTTCATCTCTTGGCGCCGCTTACAAAAttacgcaaaaaaaaaccaaagatatatgtatatggggttcgcatatatgtatgtggtgtatatgtatatgtgtgtcttgtatatgtataaataaataaggttcgtgtgtgtgtgtgtgtgagtgtgtcgtTCGGAATGTTGCATCGAAAATTGGGCGACAGTGGGACGCAGAAAATGTTCTAAGGCTTAGACTAAGGCTTAAAGCGCTTAAAATATTTAGTGACTAATTCaagtgtatgtttgtgtgtgtgtctttgtgtgtgtgtgtgctgtaagtgtgtttgtgtgtgagtctaCAAAGTCTTAAGAAAGTCTTACCGGAAATACTCTAAAAGTAACCAAAAGCTGGAATCAAATGTGTGAAGAGAGAAAGCTAAAACTGTGAATGGACGTGGACTTtgaggagggggagggggagggggatgtgtgtgtggcatagcACCGTCTCAAAGAAGTAGAACCTAGGCTtaagctaaaaacaaaaaaaaataaataatcgaTTAGCGACTGCCACCAGACATGGAAAATGCAGGGAATCATCGAATCGTTTTGCAGATAGCAGGGGGACAGACAGGGGGACAGGGGGACAGGGGGACAGAGTGACAGAGGGGAGGGACCCAGTAAACTTGTCttcatttttatgtttatataaGTTGTAAGCAAAAAATTAATCTAATCGAAGCGTACGCTACAAATTTAAGagccgcagacgcagacgcaacTGTACCCAGGCCCggcactggaactggaactggaactagTACCGCAAAACGCGGAACCAGTTTCACGATGCGATGGCtgtggggggttggggggaCACCAGGCAAACAGGCAACCAGGCAACCAGTACCGGAACTAGCAACAGTTGGGTTTAGCTCATGACAGCGCCCGCTTCTTGGAGAGCGTGCCCTGGACATCGGCTGGCGATGCCAGCTGCAGGACGGGCAGAGCACCGGCTGCGGCGGCCGCAGCCAGCTGGGGATTCGTGAAGGCAACGGCCCGCTCCTTGGCCCTGAACGAGGAGAAGGGGCGCAGGCGCACGTACAGAATGGCAGACGTCAGACAGGAGGTGACCAGAATGCCCAGCAGCACGATCAGCGTGATGGCAAAGCCCGGCGTGGTCATGCATATCAGTCCCTCCTCGCGCACGGGGAACACCATGGTCTGGGGCGCAGTCGAGCCGGAGGCATTGCTGGCGTTGCCGGACTGCTCGTCAATGGCAAAGGTCAGATCGCCGGAGGAGACCACCTTGATGATGCGATTGAGGCCCACCTGGGGCTCGGCCACGGCACGGGCACGACGCTGCACTCGGCGCTCGTCGCGTCGCTTGCCAATGGCACTCGCCACGTGGTAGGCATCCACATGGagctgcggcggcggtgggCCGTACTGGGACTCGGGCCCCACCTGCAGGTGGTGCACATCCTGGAGGTTCGTCTCCGAGGAGCACTGCTCGGGGCAGTGGTAGCGGCAGATCTGGATGGTGCACTGGAAGTGAACCTCCATGGAGTCGGGGAACTTGAAGGCCTGGAAGTGGGCGTACGACAGCACCGAGGCGGAGGCCCCAAAGTTCTTGATCTTGGTGAAGCGCGACATGAGCTTGGGTCGGGTCACGCAGCCCCGTTGGTCCACCAGCTGGATGGGCGCTCGCTTGCCATCGTGGGCCACACAGTTCCGCACGAGCATGTCGAACTTGGAGTCATCGTCCTTGATGGCCAGCACCATGGTCATGGTCTGTCCGATCTTCACGAGGCCGGAGACCTCGGAGGCCCACGGTCCCTTGCCCACTTGGATCTGCATCCAGCAGCCGACATTGTCGCCGGCGAAGTCCGCCCGCACCACATCCAGCATGTCCACGGGGAAGGGCCGGAAGGTGACGCTCTTCTCGTACTGGTCGTGCCACGTGCAGCGCAGCTTGCGCGCCTGATCCCACACCTCCTGCACCTGCGGATCGTACTGGATGACAATGATGTTCTCAAAGTAGGTGCCCGCTCCGGTGCCGGCGCCCGACACACTCTGGTCGTGCCCATAGC containing:
- the LOC117903277 gene encoding uncharacterized protein LOC117903277; the encoded protein is METVAPKHQEQQQRCRKHPRQGGGGNEIGAKKIWLPLIIFLSLQAALVLADDVEVVKAIAGGPDDDLALALSEHENELDQMAQESEQEQQQQQQQQMQQQMQQQQQQQQQPSQSVLVPKVQVHYQHNMPPAPPQLGLTLRSNHQNIPLSFGQPFGPPPPPGAQFYKGPPPPPQRQQQQQQQQQQQQQQQQMPQQLQVQQVQVQVPDLSVGASSNNEIWASPVQDMPKIISLDVKCEKNGMKVFVQFDKPFNGIVFSKGHYSNMNCVHLPSGLGRTSASFDIGLHECGTAGNTDNYSQGYGHDQSVSGAGTGAGTYFENIIVIQYDPQVQEVWDQARKLRCTWHDQYEKSVTFRPFPVDMLDVVRADFAGDNVGCWMQIQVGKGPWASEVSGLVKIGQTMTMVLAIKDDDSKFDMLVRNCVAHDGKRAPIQLVDQRGCVTRPKLMSRFTKIKNFGASASVLSYAHFQAFKFPDSMEVHFQCTIQICRYHCPEQCSSETNLQDVHHLQVGPESQYGPPPPQLHVDAYHVASAIGKRRDERRVQRRARAVAEPQVGLNRIIKVVSSGDLTFAIDEQSGNASNASGSTAPQTMVFPVREEGLICMTTPGFAITLIVLLGILVTSCLTSAILYVRLRPFSSFRAKERAVAFTNPQLAAAAAAGALPVLQLASPADVQGTLSKKRALS
- the LOC117903900 gene encoding uncharacterized protein LOC117903900, which codes for MWSPQKGPTRLWDLRLSSCIFILHLMFSLVIAGNELWPMDRPDGMPNIVSLEVMCGKDHMDVHLTFSHPFEGIVSSKGQHSDPRCVYVPPSTGKTFFSFRISYSRCGTKPDLNGQFYENTVVVQYDKDLLEVWDEAKRLRCEWFNDYEKTASKPPMVIADLDVIQLDFRGDNVDCWMEIQHGKGPWAPPVSGIVPLGSTLTLVVAINDYRGEFDMRVKSCLASDGSGHVINLSDEFGCVLRPKMISRFLKARAPDERATVITYAFFHAFKFPDALSVHIKCKVEICRHGCLDHCQNSGVAGAGSGEGLALGLGHGVTNANERKDVHMGDPMSSSSTNDLLRDLSLPPAQHGMGMGMGMGMGMGMGMGMGSGVDHDIFYEDIIHDQKQTIGAGQGSVGDYGGTHEKSANLQPRPVHEEQEEVDLSDLFGDDDLADLADMEGSDGERYLGLKKSGKFPHGPRQLEAQKRMGVPMAGPRSLEPRSDAEDVPRPVYRPQAEPLKQSREDHVDLDVDVAEEHKEGASTSTSSTTEAPESPDQSRSRRRRRRSLVISDRKVRSADVGVSGLYDVISEADLAFSPDSKQEAVTVFQGKISEEVVYGICMPVPGFSILFIVVISATIVSALVAGSLLYRYQLQKEALEKQTPMPVPGTLASWMTLRLFRLRHMQQQQQQEQVQVQQVRQQSPVVGHETVQ